In Buchnera aphidicola (Schlechtendalia peitan), one genomic interval encodes:
- a CDS encoding electron transport complex subunit E — translation MNSFIKIFNDRVWTKNSSLVQLLGLCPILAVTTNVTNSLGLGIVTTCVLVCTNVVVSIFRFLIPKNIRIPIYMMIISAIVSCCDMLINAYSLSLYQSLGIFIPLIITNCVVCSRADLIAMNNSIWISLLDGLFIGLGSTLAICIVGSIREILGSGTLFFGIENLLGSWSKVICIKVIDVNHVMTFFLHPAGAFMILGFILAGKNIIDGKISSSDCELCSNRFLWNPGKSKKVE, via the coding sequence ATGAATAGTTTTATCAAAATTTTTAATGATAGAGTATGGACAAAAAACTCTTCATTAGTGCAACTATTAGGATTATGTCCTATTTTAGCAGTGACTACAAATGTTACTAATTCATTAGGATTAGGAATAGTAACAACTTGTGTTTTAGTGTGTACAAATGTTGTGGTATCTATTTTTAGATTTTTAATACCTAAGAATATTCGTATTCCCATTTATATGATGATTATTAGTGCTATTGTTAGTTGTTGTGATATGTTAATCAATGCATATTCATTGAGTTTATATCAATCTTTGGGAATTTTTATTCCTTTAATTATTACTAATTGTGTTGTATGTAGTCGAGCTGATCTTATTGCTATGAACAATTCTATATGGATTTCATTATTAGACGGATTGTTTATAGGATTAGGATCGACTTTAGCGATATGTATAGTAGGATCAATTAGAGAGATTTTGGGAAGTGGAACATTGTTTTTTGGTATTGAAAATTTGTTAGGATCTTGGTCTAAAGTTATTTGTATAAAAGTTATTGATGTTAATCATGTTATGACATTTTTTTTACATCCTGCTGGTGCTTTTATGATTTTAGGATTTATTTTAGCAGGAAAAAATATTATAGATGGTAAAATCAGTTCTAGTGATTGTGAATTATGTTCTAACAGATTTTTATGGAATCCAGGAAAATCGAAAAAAGTTGAATAG
- a CDS encoding RnfABCDGE type electron transport complex subunit B, producing the protein MILFVLYSIGFFSVLNIILGLTLNYIIHKCDINSDPIIDKIDEILPQTQCAQCGYSGCYSYANAIGNNNEKIDKCIPGGKEVVLKISNLLNNDTIKFNHSLSSRNTFSAIVTIDEQNCVGCSKCRLICPVDAIVGSYNFMHTVLQDLCNGCNLCVSLCPTNCIREKKIIYDYYD; encoded by the coding sequence ATGATTTTATTTGTATTATATTCTATAGGTTTTTTTAGTGTTTTAAATATTATTTTAGGATTGACACTAAATTATATTATACATAAATGTGATATAAATTCTGATCCTATAATAGACAAAATTGATGAAATATTGCCTCAAACACAATGTGCACAATGTGGTTATTCTGGATGCTATTCTTATGCTAACGCAATTGGAAACAATAATGAAAAAATAGATAAATGTATTCCAGGTGGAAAAGAAGTCGTTCTAAAAATTTCCAATTTGTTAAATAATGATACTATAAAATTTAATCATTCGCTATCTTCCAGAAATACGTTTTCTGCAATAGTTACAATTGATGAACAAAATTGTGTAGGTTGTTCAAAATGTAGGTTAATTTGTCCTGTCGATGCTATAGTAGGATCATATAATTTTATGCATACAGTATTGCAAGATTTATGCAATGGTTGCAATTTATGTGTATCCCTGTGTCCTACTAATTGTATTAGAGAAAAGAAAATAATATATGATTATTATGATTAA
- the rsxG gene encoding electron transport complex subunit RsxG: MVFIKKNNAVIITLFFVSIITSSSVVLVHILTKFKIITQQENYQKIMLSSIVSKEFLKNAKISCFFIKNSLLGNSDDHKFWIIKKNSIIQALIFNTVAPDGYSGNINMIISLDLHGKILGVRVLDHHETPGLGDKIDIRISDWITKFSGIVVEGLKDSKFSLKKYGGNIDQFTGATITPLSVINAIKRVVVLTKQLKFKNLNLRSCDFYYE; encoded by the coding sequence ATGGTTTTTATAAAAAAAAATAATGCAGTTATAATAACTTTATTTTTTGTTTCTATTATTACATCTAGTAGTGTAGTTCTTGTACATATATTAACTAAGTTTAAAATAATTACTCAACAAGAAAATTATCAAAAAATAATGTTAAGTTCTATTGTTTCTAAAGAATTTTTAAAAAATGCGAAAATTTCATGTTTTTTTATAAAAAATTCGTTATTAGGAAATAGTGATGATCATAAATTTTGGATCATTAAAAAAAATAGTATAATTCAAGCTTTGATTTTTAATACAGTAGCACCAGATGGATATTCAGGAAATATAAACATGATTATATCTTTAGATCTACATGGAAAAATTTTAGGTGTACGTGTATTAGATCATCATGAAACTCCTGGATTAGGAGATAAAATTGATATTCGAATTTCAGATTGGATTACGAAATTTTCAGGAATAGTAGTTGAGGGTTTAAAAGATTCTAAATTTTCTTTAAAAAAATATGGAGGTAATATTGATCAGTTTACTGGAGCAACTATTACTCCATTATCAGTAATTAACGCAATTAAACGCGTTGTTGTTTTAACTAAACAATTAAAATTTAAAAATTTAAACTTGAGGAGTTGCGATTTTTATTATGAATAG
- a CDS encoding iron-sulfur cluster assembly accessory protein, whose protein sequence is MKKNTYYILSPHKNYINNREKIKISYTAQKQIKKLIYQEKKIGIKLGIKKSGCAGMKYYMNLIEIINDTDVIFTSDNNILLLVSPKYLSILDGIKIDFIKEGVNYTFKFTNKKVSNFCGCGESFNIST, encoded by the coding sequence ATGAAAAAAAATACTTATTATATATTATCTCCTCACAAAAACTATATAAATAATAGAGAAAAAATTAAAATAAGCTATACAGCTCAAAAACAAATTAAAAAATTAATATACCAAGAAAAAAAAATAGGAATAAAGTTAGGAATAAAAAAGTCAGGATGCGCTGGCATGAAATATTACATGAACCTTATAGAAATAATTAATGATACTGACGTTATCTTTACTTCTGATAACAATATACTACTTCTAGTAAGTCCGAAATATTTATCAATATTAGATGGAATAAAAATAGATTTTATAAAAGAAGGAGTAAATTATACTTTTAAATTTACAAATAAAAAAGTTTCAAATTTCTGTGGATGTGGTGAAAGTTTTAATATATCCACATGA
- the rsxC gene encoding electron transport complex subunit RsxC, protein MRVGQIVLRGQILTLGDENIPPIHAPTSGIITKIVKKKFSFFPNRCFSIISIKSDGQDKWIDYSSKRDYKFFSLNEIIQLIYNSGVVGLGGSGFLSSKKIERSIKQVHTLLINAAESEPYITTDDCLMQNFSKEVIQGCKVIAWILKIKNILIAIGDDKDLAYISIKKEIQSLPNFKIRKIKNKYPSGSSKQLIKILFNKEIPLGKHSINLGIIIFNISTVFSIKRSILNREPLIERIITLSDRNLSYQKNILVRIGTPISHILSEFNIKKCDIIMGGPITGFLVDDLNFPILKTTSSILCLKSNLMKNILERPCIRCTACSSACPIRLLPEQLYFYSKSLNHEKSREYHISECIECGICEQVCPSNIPLLTYFKKEKMQLRKIIFQENMSKKSKKLFMLRQHRLYISGLINENIICTNSTVNTTLNNAIVKDEDSNVNILKKSKYIMKKELESAIHRAKLKRNIK, encoded by the coding sequence GTGAGAGTAGGACAAATAGTTTTACGTGGTCAAATTTTGACATTAGGTGATGAAAATATTCCTCCAATTCATGCTCCTACATCGGGAATAATTACGAAGATTGTTAAAAAAAAATTTAGTTTTTTTCCAAATAGATGTTTTAGTATTATTAGTATTAAATCTGATGGACAAGATAAATGGATTGATTATAGTTCTAAAAGAGATTATAAATTTTTTAGTTTGAATGAAATTATTCAACTTATTTATAATTCTGGTGTTGTTGGATTAGGTGGATCTGGATTTTTATCTTCTAAGAAGATAGAACGTTCTATTAAACAAGTACATACTCTTTTAATAAACGCTGCTGAAAGCGAACCATATATTACGACAGATGATTGTTTGATGCAAAATTTTTCTAAAGAAGTAATTCAAGGTTGTAAAGTTATTGCATGGATTTTGAAAATTAAAAATATTTTAATTGCTATAGGAGATGATAAAGATTTAGCATATATTTCAATTAAAAAAGAAATTCAATCTTTACCTAATTTTAAAATACGAAAAATAAAGAATAAATATCCATCAGGAAGTAGTAAGCAATTAATAAAGATATTATTTAATAAAGAAATTCCATTAGGGAAACATTCTATAAATTTAGGAATAATTATATTTAATATTTCTACTGTTTTTTCTATTAAAAGATCAATATTAAATAGAGAACCATTAATTGAAAGAATTATAACCCTGTCAGATAGAAACTTATCGTATCAAAAAAATATTTTAGTTAGAATAGGTACCCCTATTAGTCATATATTATCGGAATTTAACATTAAAAAATGTGATATTATTATGGGAGGTCCGATAACTGGATTTTTAGTAGATGATTTAAATTTTCCAATTTTAAAAACTACTAGTAGTATTTTATGTTTAAAATCGAATTTAATGAAAAATATATTAGAGCGCCCCTGCATTCGTTGTACAGCATGTTCCAGTGCATGCCCAATTCGATTGTTACCAGAACAGTTATATTTTTATAGTAAATCTTTAAATCATGAAAAGTCTCGAGAATATCACATTAGTGAATGTATTGAATGCGGAATTTGCGAGCAAGTGTGTCCTAGTAATATTCCACTTTTAACATATTTTAAAAAAGAAAAAATGCAGTTAAGGAAAATAATTTTTCAAGAAAACATGTCTAAAAAGTCTAAAAAATTATTTATGTTACGTCAGCATAGATTATATATTTCAGGACTAATTAATGAAAATATTATATGTACTAATAGTACAGTAAATACAACGTTGAATAATGCTATTGTTAAAGATGAAGATAGTAATGTTAACATTTTAAAAAAATCTAAATATATCATGAAAAAAGAACTTGAATCTGCGATACATAGAGCTAAACTTAAAAGAAATATTAAATAG
- the nth gene encoding endonuclease III encodes MVKSVLVIVNYVLTDFYGIQENRKKLNSHQLNQILFIFSKINPNPKMELKFSSNFELLISVILSAQSTDRMVNKITKTLYQVANTPLSIILLGLDGLKSYIKELGLFNKKSSNIIKTCNILLNKYEGKIPNNIIELRSLPGVGRKTANIILNYVFKKKTIAVDTHVFRVCNRIGFLNEKTVIKTERKLLEIVPEKFKLNFHNWFVLHGRYICRSKFPNCSICSISNLCTFKYKNF; translated from the coding sequence ATGGTAAAATCAGTTCTAGTGATTGTGAATTATGTTCTAACAGATTTTTATGGAATCCAGGAAAATCGAAAAAAGTTGAATAGTCACCAATTAAATCAAATTTTATTTATTTTTTCTAAAATAAATCCTAATCCAAAAATGGAATTAAAATTTTCATCAAATTTTGAATTGTTAATTTCAGTAATTTTATCAGCACAATCTACCGATCGTATGGTAAATAAAATTACTAAAACTTTATATCAAGTTGCTAATACGCCTTTATCTATCATATTACTTGGATTAGATGGTTTAAAAAGTTATATAAAAGAATTAGGTTTATTTAATAAAAAATCGTCAAATATTATCAAGACATGTAATATTCTATTAAATAAATATGAAGGAAAAATACCTAATAATATTATTGAATTGAGATCTTTGCCTGGAGTAGGCAGAAAAACTGCTAATATAATTTTAAATTATGTTTTTAAAAAAAAAACTATCGCAGTTGATACACATGTATTTAGAGTATGTAATAGAATAGGATTTTTAAATGAGAAAACAGTTATTAAAACAGAGAGAAAATTACTTGAAATTGTTCCTGAAAAATTTAAATTAAATTTTCATAATTGGTTTGTTTTGCATGGACGTTATATTTGTAGATCTAAATTTCCGAACTGTTCTATATGTTCAATTAGTAATTTATGTACATTTAAATATAAAAATTTTTAA
- a CDS encoding RnfABCDGE type electron transport complex subunit D, protein MDYRYTKINNIYVCRSTNHIMLLVICALVPGIIVECYYFKIAILIQVLLSVISSIIFEFIFQKLQKEKLYINFFDVSSILTGVLLGLSLPAFSPWWISIIGAFFSIIVTKKLYGGLGNNIFNPAMSGYAILLISFPIIMTNWSFQNNLEILNMFSIRDIMSIIFFTNLEDYYEIISRFCEASMFITQATPLEHIRIHNKNSIISVSPVVFSLDNFLIYRHWILINISFLFGGVFLLIKKIICWRISCSILLCLIIFYSIDFFYLKHVQIFPLIQLFLGSTMIGAFFIATDPVTTSITKIGRIIFGSFIGILIWIIRNFGGYPDAIAFSVLLSNSIVPLIDYYTQPRIYGKNKKWFL, encoded by the coding sequence ATGGATTATCGATATACAAAAATTAATAACATATATGTTTGTAGAAGCACGAATCATATAATGTTACTAGTAATATGTGCTCTTGTTCCTGGAATAATAGTAGAATGTTATTATTTTAAGATAGCAATTTTAATACAGGTATTGTTATCTGTTATTTCATCAATAATATTTGAATTTATTTTTCAAAAATTACAAAAAGAAAAGTTATATATCAATTTTTTTGATGTGTCTTCAATACTAACCGGAGTTTTATTAGGACTGAGTTTGCCTGCTTTTTCACCATGGTGGATATCAATTATAGGTGCATTCTTTTCTATTATAGTTACTAAAAAGTTATATGGGGGTTTAGGAAATAATATATTTAATCCTGCTATGTCGGGATATGCAATATTATTAATATCATTTCCTATTATAATGACTAATTGGTCTTTTCAAAATAATTTAGAAATATTAAATATGTTTAGTATTAGAGATATAATGTCAATTATTTTTTTTACTAATTTAGAAGATTATTATGAAATAATATCAAGATTTTGCGAAGCGTCTATGTTTATTACTCAAGCTACTCCTTTAGAACATATTAGAATACATAATAAAAATTCTATAATTAGTGTATCTCCAGTTGTTTTTTCGTTAGATAACTTTTTGATATATCGTCATTGGATATTAATTAATATAAGTTTTTTGTTTGGTGGAGTTTTTTTATTAATAAAAAAGATCATTTGTTGGAGAATATCATGTAGCATTTTATTGTGCCTTATTATATTTTATTCGATTGATTTTTTTTATTTAAAACATGTACAAATCTTTCCATTGATACAATTATTTTTAGGTAGTACCATGATAGGAGCTTTTTTTATTGCAACAGATCCTGTTACAACTTCAATTACTAAAATAGGACGTATAATATTTGGTAGTTTTATTGGGATTCTGATTTGGATTATTAGAAATTTTGGTGGATATCCGGATGCTATCGCATTTTCTGTATTACTTTCTAATTCTATTGTTCCGTTAATCGATTATTATACTCAACCTCGTATTTATGGAAAAAATAAAAAATGGTTTTTATAA
- the rsxA gene encoding electron transport complex subunit RsxA, translating into MSYFSFFLNNILISNLVLVQFLGLCPFMGTSKKFSSAIGLGCATILVITCASIFSYLINCYVLILLHLECLRIMTYMLLIAVNVQIIEIVLKKFSPVLYRVLGIYLSLITSNCSVLALPLLSLHFNFNFFKSILYGFSSSIGFFLVLVIFSSIRERLFISNIPIPFRGSPIALITASLMSVAFMGFSGLVNI; encoded by the coding sequence ATGAGTTATTTTTCATTTTTTTTAAATAATATATTAATAAGTAACTTAGTTTTAGTACAATTTTTAGGATTATGTCCTTTTATGGGAACATCTAAAAAATTTAGTTCTGCAATAGGTTTAGGGTGTGCGACTATTTTAGTAATAACATGTGCATCTATTTTTTCATATTTAATTAATTGTTATGTTTTGATTTTACTACATTTAGAATGTTTAAGAATTATGACTTATATGTTACTTATTGCAGTAAATGTGCAAATTATTGAAATAGTATTAAAAAAGTTTAGTCCTGTTTTATATAGAGTATTAGGTATATATTTATCATTAATTACTAGTAATTGTTCGGTATTAGCACTTCCTTTGTTAAGTTTACATTTTAATTTTAATTTTTTCAAATCAATTTTATATGGTTTTAGTTCTTCTATTGGTTTTTTTTTAGTTCTAGTTATTTTTTCTAGTATAAGAGAACGTTTGTTTATATCTAATATTCCTATTCCTTTTCGAGGCAGCCCAATTGCGCTGATAACTGCTAGTTTAATGTCTGTTGCTTTTATGGGATTCAGTGGCTTAGTAAACATATGA
- the tyrS gene encoding tyrosine--tRNA ligase produces MYKVDVISEFRQRNLIAQITKEKQLIHKIKNTNISMYCGFDITADSLHIGHILPLLCLKRFQNSGHKPIILIGGATSLIGDPSFKISERKLNSITLINEWTDIITHQVSTFLDFNPHFNSAVIVNNYEWFKNLSVLKFLRTIGKHFSVNKMIAKDAVKKRINRIDTGISFTEFSYNLLQAYDFSVLYHKYGVTLQIGGSDQWGNIISGIDLIRKLYSREVFGLTLPLLTQKNGIKFGKTEKNTIWLDKRKTSPYKFFQYWINISDYNVYNFLKFFTTLSILEIDKIASCNSILELNKSKIFLAEYLTRLVHGEHGVQSAKRISSCLFNSDVSKMQKSDFMQLEKDGIPSILISGIRDLKQVLVDSSLASSRTQARSMIISNSISINNIKQNNESYVFSKNDIFFKRYTLLSRGKKNFCLICWE; encoded by the coding sequence ATGTATAAAGTCGATGTAATTAGTGAATTTAGACAAAGAAATTTGATAGCACAAATCACTAAAGAGAAGCAGTTAATTCATAAAATTAAAAACACTAATATTTCTATGTATTGTGGATTTGATATAACTGCAGATAGTTTGCATATAGGTCATATTTTACCGTTGCTATGTTTGAAAAGGTTTCAAAATTCTGGTCATAAACCAATTATTTTAATTGGTGGTGCTACTAGTTTAATTGGCGATCCTAGTTTTAAAATATCTGAAAGAAAATTAAATTCAATAACATTAATTAATGAGTGGACAGATATTATTACTCATCAGGTATCTACATTTTTAGATTTTAACCCTCATTTTAATAGTGCAGTTATTGTTAATAATTATGAATGGTTTAAAAATTTATCTGTGTTAAAATTTTTACGAACTATAGGAAAACATTTTTCTGTTAATAAAATGATTGCTAAAGATGCAGTGAAGAAGCGAATTAATCGTATAGATACAGGTATTTCATTTACAGAATTTTCTTATAATTTGTTACAAGCTTATGATTTTTCTGTTCTGTATCATAAGTATGGAGTAACTTTACAAATTGGAGGATCGGATCAATGGGGAAATATTATATCTGGTATTGACTTAATTAGAAAATTGTATAGTAGAGAAGTTTTTGGTTTAACACTTCCTTTATTAACTCAAAAAAATGGAATTAAATTTGGGAAAACTGAAAAAAATACAATTTGGTTAGATAAACGTAAAACGAGTCCTTACAAATTTTTTCAGTATTGGATTAATATATCTGATTATAATGTATATAATTTTTTAAAATTTTTTACTACTTTAAGTATATTAGAAATTGATAAAATTGCATCTTGTAATTCAATACTTGAATTAAACAAATCTAAAATATTTTTGGCAGAATATTTAACTAGATTAGTGCATGGTGAACATGGAGTACAATCAGCTAAACGAATTTCGTCATGTTTATTTAATAGTGATGTTAGTAAAATGCAAAAATCTGATTTTATGCAATTAGAAAAGGATGGTATACCTTCAATTTTGATATCAGGTATTCGAGATTTAAAACAAGTATTAGTTGATTCTTCTTTGGCTTCTTCGCGTACTCAAGCAAGAAGTATGATTATATCTAATTCTATTTCTATAAATAATATAAAACAAAATAATGAATCGTATGTGTTTTCAAAAAATGACATCTTTTTTAAAAGATATACGCTATTATCTAGGGGTAAAAAGAATTTTTGTTTAATATGTTGGGAATAA
- the tilS gene encoding tRNA lysidine(34) synthetase TilS, with protein MNFPFLLSYSGGLDSTFLFYQLLKIKKTQPKLKFRAIHIDHQLNKNSTQWSEHCKQVCKKHDIPIIVKKVLIKKNKIGIEASSRLERYKIIHETVLPQEVILTAHNLNDQCETFLLALKRGSGITGLSGIPYKSKLFNKNTIIRPLLNISRSRIKHWIIKNKIAWIEDHSNYDINYDRNFLRHNILPLFTKRWPSFINNCAKSAFILRQEKQIIDPILQKNLNKYLVSTSILNIIDFKTMKSEIRNSLLRIWIKLNNYIVPSYKIIQKIYYEIILSKPDSKAKIKINNYKIQRYRNNLYLIDIMPCIKNLIIMWYQPWNDLKLPNNLGYIIQNNNGTALPYPKKNTLINIRFQISGKTSIQGHAKRKLVKQIWKENGIAPWNRNNIPLLFYNNDLISALGVFITIPKKNCENKKTWKISWVQKLKK; from the coding sequence ATGAATTTTCCATTTTTACTATCATATAGTGGAGGTTTAGATTCAACATTTTTATTTTATCAATTGTTAAAAATAAAAAAAACTCAACCAAAATTAAAATTTCGTGCAATTCATATTGATCATCAGTTAAACAAAAATTCAACACAATGGAGCGAACACTGCAAACAAGTATGTAAAAAACACGATATTCCTATAATAGTTAAAAAAGTTCTAATTAAAAAAAATAAAATAGGAATAGAAGCATCTTCTAGATTAGAACGTTATAAAATAATACATGAAACAGTACTACCGCAAGAAGTAATTTTAACAGCACATAATTTAAACGATCAATGTGAAACGTTTTTATTAGCTCTAAAAAGAGGTAGCGGGATAACAGGACTTAGTGGAATACCATATAAAAGCAAGTTATTTAACAAAAATACAATCATTAGACCATTACTAAACATTTCTAGATCTAGAATAAAACATTGGATTATAAAAAATAAAATTGCTTGGATAGAAGATCATAGTAATTATGATATTAACTACGATAGAAACTTTTTACGACATAATATATTACCATTATTTACAAAAAGATGGCCTAGTTTTATCAACAATTGTGCAAAAAGTGCGTTTATCCTAAGACAAGAAAAACAAATAATCGATCCTATTTTACAAAAAAATCTCAATAAATATCTCGTGTCCACTTCTATCTTAAATATTATAGATTTTAAAACAATGAAATCAGAAATTCGAAATTCTTTATTAAGAATTTGGATAAAATTAAATAATTATATAGTTCCATCATATAAAATTATTCAAAAAATATACTATGAAATAATCTTATCAAAACCAGATTCTAAAGCAAAAATAAAAATTAATAATTATAAAATACAACGATATAGAAATAATTTATATCTAATAGATATAATGCCTTGTATAAAAAACTTAATTATAATGTGGTATCAACCTTGGAATGATTTAAAATTACCAAATAATTTAGGATATATTATACAAAATAATAATGGGACTGCATTACCTTATCCAAAAAAAAATACACTAATAAATATTCGCTTTCAAATATCAGGGAAAACCTCGATACAAGGCCACGCTAAACGTAAACTAGTTAAACAAATATGGAAGGAAAATGGAATTGCTCCCTGGAATCGAAATAATATACCGTTATTATTTTATAACAACGATTTAATTAGTGCATTGGGGGTTTTTATTACTATCCCAAAAAAAAATTGTGAAAATAAAAAAACATGGAAAATATCATGGGTACAAAAACTAAAAAAATAA
- a CDS encoding riboflavin synthase subunit alpha, with amino-acid sequence MFTGIIQDIAKIVWMKRYNDFIQWILKLHSIDTKTLLLGSSISCNGCCLTIKNVLNNRVSVDIIQETLRLTNLKYFHINQYINIERSVKFGEEIGGHLVSGHVMTTAEICEITVSNYNKQIWFRLSNLDFMKYIFYKGFICIDGISLTVGEVKKNIFCIFLIPATVSNTTIGYKITGDVVNIEIDYFTKITVDSVERLINNT; translated from the coding sequence ATGTTTACTGGAATTATTCAAGATATTGCGAAAATAGTATGGATGAAAAGATATAATGATTTTATTCAATGGATTTTAAAGTTACATAGTATCGATACTAAAACATTATTATTAGGATCTTCTATATCGTGTAATGGGTGTTGTTTAACAATTAAAAATGTTTTAAATAATAGAGTTAGCGTAGACATTATACAAGAAACTTTGAGATTAACAAATCTGAAATATTTTCATATAAATCAATATATTAACATTGAAAGATCTGTGAAATTTGGAGAAGAAATTGGAGGTCATTTAGTTTCTGGACATGTTATGACTACTGCAGAAATATGCGAAATTACCGTTTCTAATTATAATAAGCAGATATGGTTTCGGTTAAGTAATTTGGATTTTATGAAATATATTTTTTATAAAGGTTTTATATGTATTGATGGCATTAGTTTAACAGTTGGAGAAGTTAAAAAAAATATATTTTGCATTTTTTTAATTCCCGCAACAGTATCTAATACTACTATTGGATATAAAATTACTGGAGATGTGGTGAATATAGAGATAGATTATTTTACTAAAATTACTGTAGATAGCGTAGAGAGATTGATAAATAATACTTAA
- a CDS encoding MATE family efflux transporter has protein sequence MKKYLEEIKVLTMITIPIMLAQISQISMGLVNSTMVKSLNNTDIAAMSIGISIWYPIILFGHGLLLSLVPTISYMNGSGKKYEIPNQIINAYWLATIISIIIMIILWNAHYIINIANEINPVIEKKSINYIRILLWSTPGYLYFQVIQNQCEGFFKPKPAMIVGLMGLILNILINYLLIYTKILPSNFKNIGCACSMTIVYWFMFFLMKIITKYDYSINNVYYTKSYKYLPNFKIIWNLSTIGLPIALSIFFEVALFTLITLLIASLNITQIIAHQIVLNISSFIFILPLSIGTATSIRIGFYLGQKNFNKISTIIISAQTIGLILSTTISIFIVLFCNDIITLYTTDSNVIKRAREIMLIAATYQIFDFFQIIGNGILRSYKDTHMIFIITCISYWILGFPIGYLLALTDTIVPKLGATGFWIGIFISLVASSLMTLCRILSLQTIFTKHQKHNI, from the coding sequence ATGAAAAAATATTTAGAAGAAATTAAAGTTTTAACAATGATTACCATTCCTATTATGTTAGCCCAAATATCACAAATTAGTATGGGATTAGTTAATAGTACTATGGTTAAATCCTTAAATAACACTGATATAGCTGCTATGTCAATTGGAATATCAATTTGGTATCCAATTATTCTATTTGGACATGGATTATTATTATCATTAGTACCAACTATATCATATATGAATGGATCAGGTAAAAAGTACGAAATTCCAAATCAAATTATAAATGCATACTGGTTAGCTACAATTATTTCAATAATAATTATGATTATTTTATGGAATGCTCATTATATCATTAACATAGCAAATGAAATTAATCCCGTAATAGAAAAAAAAAGTATCAATTATATTAGAATCTTATTATGGAGTACTCCTGGATATTTATATTTTCAAGTCATACAAAATCAATGTGAAGGATTTTTTAAACCAAAACCAGCTATGATAGTAGGATTAATGGGACTAATATTAAATATATTAATAAATTATTTACTGATATATACAAAAATATTACCATCTAACTTTAAAAATATAGGATGCGCTTGTTCAATGACTATTGTATATTGGTTTATGTTTTTTTTAATGAAAATAATCACTAAATACGATTATTCAATTAATAATGTCTATTATACCAAAAGTTACAAATATCTTCCTAATTTTAAAATTATTTGGAATTTATCTACAATAGGATTACCTATTGCTTTATCAATATTTTTTGAAGTTGCATTATTTACTTTAATAACATTACTTATAGCATCATTAAATATTACTCAAATTATAGCACATCAAATTGTTTTAAATATTAGTTCATTTATTTTTATTCTTCCGCTTTCTATAGGGACTGCAACAAGTATACGCATTGGATTTTATTTAGGACAAAAAAACTTTAATAAAATTTCTACTATTATTATATCAGCACAAACAATAGGACTAATTTTATCCACTACAATATCAATTTTTATTGTATTATTTTGTAACGATATCATTACCTTATACACTACAGATTCAAATGTTATAAAAAGAGCAAGAGAAATTATGTTAATTGCAGCAACATATCAAATTTTTGATTTCTTCCAAATTATAGGAAATGGAATCTTGAGAAGTTATAAAGATACTCATATGATTTTTATCATAACGTGCATATCCTATTGGATACTTGGTTTTCCCATCGGTTATTTACTAGCATTAACAGATACTATCGTACCAAAACTAGGAGCAACTGGATTTTGGATCGGAATTTTTATTTCATTAGTAGCATCGTCTCTCATGACTTTATGTAGAATATTATCGTTACAAACTATTTTTACCAAACACCAAAAACATAATATTTAA